In Rhodospirillum rubrum ATCC 11170, a genomic segment contains:
- a CDS encoding DUF6635 family protein, with amino-acid sequence MNTAGEGALTGDGSSTGETTGGGLPLVALSQTSVAAAVDNAAARYLLRRRERVEAFVAETYSLRGSLRLHRHAIGWDVVRAPVNMALAVPQVAVMGAAWGLRKVGQAWKPAGRAADRLGRLTLMLPTDLGRELTFRLFRDFLELPMDDGKGNVTTRDALAAEILAEPQISFLVQAVADEIAKRRDDPTFRARLEGNLAAYVGSRAAAADLVNAFVCAGAGIAVANNLTPGTWGLSTLLAGLVAQKLAVMSFPLGGAIGAAWYGLFPVAVPGIALAASATAVMGAAAVVGAFAGILTDPLQRRLGMHQHRLNRLVDTLETDLRGQPGLPLVLRDHYVARVFDLLDLLVTAHRLAAVR; translated from the coding sequence ATGAACACGGCGGGTGAAGGCGCCCTGACCGGCGACGGATCAAGCACCGGGGAAACGACGGGGGGCGGGCTGCCGCTCGTCGCCTTGTCGCAGACCTCGGTGGCGGCGGCGGTGGATAACGCCGCCGCCCGCTACCTTCTGCGCCGGCGCGAGCGGGTCGAGGCCTTCGTCGCCGAAACCTATTCGCTGCGCGGGTCGCTTCGTCTGCACCGCCATGCCATCGGCTGGGACGTGGTTCGCGCCCCGGTCAATATGGCCCTGGCCGTGCCACAGGTGGCGGTGATGGGGGCGGCCTGGGGCTTGCGCAAGGTCGGTCAGGCCTGGAAGCCGGCCGGCCGCGCCGCCGACCGCCTGGGACGGCTGACCTTGATGCTGCCCACCGATCTGGGGCGCGAGCTGACCTTTCGGCTGTTCCGCGACTTCCTGGAACTGCCGATGGACGACGGCAAGGGCAATGTGACCACCCGCGACGCCCTGGCCGCCGAGATCCTGGCCGAGCCGCAAATCTCGTTTCTGGTCCAGGCGGTGGCCGACGAGATCGCCAAGCGCCGTGATGACCCGACCTTTCGCGCCCGCCTTGAAGGCAATCTGGCGGCCTATGTCGGCAGCCGGGCGGCGGCGGCCGATCTGGTCAACGCCTTCGTTTGCGCCGGGGCGGGCATCGCCGTGGCCAATAATCTGACGCCGGGCACCTGGGGGCTTTCAACCCTGCTGGCCGGTCTGGTCGCCCAGAAGCTGGCGGTGATGAGCTTCCCGCTGGGCGGAGCCATCGGCGCGGCCTGGTATGGGCTGTTTCCGGTGGCGGTTCCGGGCATCGCCCTGGCCGCTTCGGCCACGGCGGTGATGGGAGCGGCCGCCGTGGTCGGCGCCTTCGCCGGCATTCTGACCGATCCCTTGCAGCGCCGCCTGGGCATGCATCAACATCGCCTCAATCGATTGGTCGATACCCTGGAAACCGACCTGCGCGGCCAGCCCGGCCTGCCTTTGGTGCTGCGCGACCATTACGTCGCCCGCGTCTTCGATCTGCTTGATCTTTTGGTGACCGCCCATCGCCTCGCCGCCGTGCGCTGA